A genomic window from Thermococcus nautili includes:
- a CDS encoding phosphoribosylaminoimidazolesuccinocarboxamide synthase — protein MRLVYSGKTKDVYEDGPYLVFHFKDNVLGREGREDSGGNEVIGEKAGKGSLVLKQTEFFFRLLEENGVKTHFVERIDDRKARFLKAERIPLEVIYRELAYGSFLRRYKGWVRPFQRLGIVEFTLKDDSLDDPLIAEEAVIALGISNREEVEAMKKTTRKVAGILREFFSSKGLQLVDFKLEFGRLDGELIVIDELSGDTMRVARDGKILTLEELSEVVG, from the coding sequence TTGAGGCTCGTCTACTCCGGCAAGACGAAGGACGTTTACGAGGACGGCCCCTATCTCGTCTTCCACTTCAAGGACAACGTTCTCGGGAGGGAAGGCAGGGAAGACAGCGGGGGCAACGAGGTAATCGGCGAGAAAGCAGGAAAGGGAAGCCTCGTTTTGAAGCAGACCGAGTTCTTCTTCAGGTTGCTTGAGGAAAACGGCGTGAAGACGCACTTTGTGGAGAGGATTGACGATAGAAAAGCCCGTTTTCTGAAGGCAGAGAGGATTCCGCTGGAGGTCATCTACCGCGAGCTGGCCTACGGGAGCTTCCTTCGGCGCTACAAAGGCTGGGTGAGGCCGTTCCAGAGGCTCGGGATAGTGGAATTCACCCTGAAGGACGACTCGCTCGACGACCCCCTCATAGCGGAGGAAGCCGTTATTGCCCTCGGAATCTCGAACAGAGAAGAGGTCGAGGCGATGAAGAAAACCACCAGAAAGGTCGCGGGAATCCTGCGGGAGTTCTTTTCCTCGAAGGGCCTTCAGCTCGTTGATTTTAAGCTGGAGTTCGGCAGGCTTGACGGCGAGCTAATCGTCATAGACGAGCTGAGCGGAGATACCATGCGCGTCGCGAGGGACGGGAAGATTCTGACGCTCGAGGAACTCTCGGAGGTGGTTGGATGA
- the thiC gene encoding phosphomethylpyrimidine synthase ThiC, giving the protein MTQLEEARRGVITEEMKFIAEREGISAEKLRRSVAKGHTVIFRNVRHDWVKPVAVGNVVRVKVNANIGTSRDIVDVKAEIEKAKVAVKYGADTIMDLSTGGDLDSIRKAIMHAVDVPIGTVPIYQAAEEMLAKGKAIIEMTEDDMWKAVEKHFRDGVDYTTIHVGVTKEVVEKMKRVKRVVGMVSRGGTFLAAWILHWGEENPFYRDYDYLLELAREYDVVLSLGDGLRPGGLPDAGDELQIAELYTLGRLVRRAREAGVQTMVEGPGHVPIDQIPAQIKLAKVATDNAPFYVLGPIVTDIFPGYDHITSAIGGAIAALNGADFLCYVTPAEHLGLPTVEHVREGVIAAKIAAHAVNLTRFEADFKKDYLMSLARGKLDWAKQYELSQDREKFIEIRKERPTKTEACSMCGDLCAIKLINDMLRKG; this is encoded by the coding sequence ATGACCCAGCTGGAAGAGGCAAGGCGCGGGGTAATCACCGAGGAGATGAAGTTTATCGCCGAGCGAGAGGGGATAAGCGCCGAAAAGCTCAGGAGGAGCGTGGCAAAGGGGCACACGGTGATATTCAGGAACGTCCGCCACGACTGGGTTAAGCCGGTCGCGGTGGGCAACGTCGTCCGCGTTAAGGTCAACGCCAACATTGGAACGTCGCGCGACATAGTGGACGTTAAGGCGGAGATAGAGAAGGCGAAGGTCGCCGTCAAGTACGGCGCCGACACGATAATGGACCTCTCCACAGGGGGTGACCTCGATTCAATAAGGAAGGCCATCATGCACGCCGTTGACGTGCCCATTGGCACAGTTCCAATCTACCAGGCCGCCGAGGAGATGCTGGCTAAGGGAAAGGCCATCATCGAGATGACCGAGGACGACATGTGGAAGGCCGTTGAGAAGCACTTCAGGGACGGCGTTGACTACACGACGATTCACGTCGGAGTTACTAAAGAAGTCGTCGAGAAGATGAAGAGGGTGAAAAGAGTCGTTGGCATGGTCTCGCGCGGAGGAACCTTCCTCGCGGCGTGGATACTCCACTGGGGCGAGGAGAACCCGTTCTACAGGGACTACGACTACCTGCTTGAACTCGCCAGGGAGTACGACGTTGTTCTGAGCCTCGGCGATGGACTTAGGCCCGGCGGCCTTCCAGATGCTGGCGACGAGCTTCAGATAGCCGAGCTTTACACCCTCGGGAGGCTCGTCAGGAGGGCGAGGGAAGCCGGAGTCCAGACGATGGTCGAGGGTCCAGGCCACGTGCCCATCGACCAGATTCCGGCCCAGATAAAGCTCGCGAAGGTTGCAACTGACAACGCGCCCTTCTACGTCCTCGGCCCAATCGTCACGGACATCTTTCCGGGCTACGACCACATCACGTCTGCCATAGGGGGAGCGATAGCGGCTTTGAACGGCGCGGACTTCCTGTGCTACGTTACTCCAGCCGAGCACCTCGGACTGCCGACTGTTGAGCACGTCCGCGAGGGAGTTATAGCGGCGAAGATAGCCGCCCACGCGGTCAATTTGACCCGCTTCGAGGCCGACTTTAAAAAGGACTACCTCATGAGCCTCGCGCGCGGTAAACTCGACTGGGCGAAGCAGTACGAGCTGAGCCAGGACAGGGAGAAGTTCATCGAGATACGGAAGGAGAGGCCGACGAAAACCGAGGCCTGCTCGATGTGCGGTGATTTATGCGCGATAAAGCTCATCAACGACATGCTGAGGAAGGGGTGA
- a CDS encoding sulfide-dependent adenosine diphosphate thiazole synthase, with product MLREIEISRAIIEAYTAELLESLSLDVAIVGAGPSGMVAGYYLAKNGAKVVIFEKKLSTGGGIWGGAMGFNKIVVQEEAREILDEFGINYRPFKNGLYVADAIETATTIASRAVKTGVRFFNMVEVEDLVLKENRVAGIVINWTPVMMTGLHVDPLTVEARFVVDSTGHGAQVTQHLVRRGLLQVPGEGPMWAERGEELTVKHTKEIFPGLYVTGMAANAIAGAPRMGPIFGGMFLSGRKAALEILEKLR from the coding sequence ATGCTGAGGGAGATAGAGATAAGCAGGGCGATAATAGAGGCCTACACCGCCGAGCTTCTCGAAAGCCTGAGCCTCGACGTCGCTATTGTAGGTGCCGGCCCCTCGGGGATGGTAGCAGGCTACTACCTCGCGAAGAACGGTGCGAAGGTGGTAATCTTCGAGAAGAAGCTCTCAACCGGGGGCGGAATCTGGGGCGGTGCGATGGGCTTCAATAAAATCGTCGTTCAGGAGGAAGCTAGAGAAATTCTCGACGAGTTCGGAATAAACTACAGACCCTTCAAGAACGGCCTCTACGTTGCCGACGCCATCGAGACGGCAACGACGATAGCGAGCAGGGCCGTAAAGACCGGCGTGAGGTTCTTCAACATGGTTGAGGTTGAGGATTTGGTTCTCAAGGAGAACCGCGTCGCAGGAATCGTAATCAACTGGACGCCGGTGATGATGACGGGCCTTCACGTGGACCCGCTCACGGTCGAGGCGCGCTTTGTTGTTGATTCAACGGGTCACGGGGCGCAGGTTACGCAACACCTTGTCAGGCGCGGTCTCCTCCAGGTTCCGGGGGAGGGGCCGATGTGGGCCGAGAGAGGCGAGGAGCTCACCGTAAAGCACACGAAAGAAATCTTTCCGGGCCTCTACGTTACGGGAATGGCCGCCAATGCCATCGCTGGAGCGCCGAGGATGGGGCCTATATTCGGCGGGATGTTCCTGAGCGGAAGGAAAGCGGCCCTCGAAATCCTTGAGAAGCTGAGGTGA